The following DNA comes from Amycolatopsis albispora.
CAACCGCCTGAGCAAGGCGACCGGGTTGCGGCTGCCCGCCACGCTGGTCTTCGACCACCCGACCCCGGACGCGCTGGCCGCGTACCTGACCACGGAAATGGAAAGTGGGGCAACAGAGCGGAACGAGCCGGGCGCGGGGCCGATCGCCTCCCTGTACACCGAGGCACTCAGGCTCGGCAAGCACGACGAGGCGTACGAAATGCTCCAGGTGGTTTCGCGGCTGCGTCCCTCGTTCGACGCCGCCGAGTTGCCGTCACCGCCGGAGCCGCACCGCTTCGCCGACGGGGACACCGCACCGCAGCTGCTGTGCTTCCCGTCGTTCACCTCGGTCGCCGGTCCGCACGAGTACGCCGCGTTCGCCGCGCACTTCCGTGACCAGCGCCGGGTCTCCGTGCTGCCCGAGCCGGGATTCGTGGGCACGCAGGCACTACCGGCGTCGATCGAGGCGCTGGTCGGCATGCAGGCCGAGGCCGTCCGGCGGTGCGCGGACGGTGAGCCGTTCGCGCTGGTCGGGCGGTCGGCCGCCGGACTGCTGGCCCACGCCGTGGCGTGGCGGCTCGAGCAGGACGGGCTGTTCCCGGCGGCGGTGGTGCTCATCGACACCTACGATCCCGCCGACCTCGCGCAGTCCCAGCTCGCCGGTGTCGCCGGGAACGCCGTGCTGGCCAGGGAAAGCGAGCACGACCTGCTCAACGACGTCCGGCTCGCGGCGATGGGCTGCTACCACCGCCTGTTCGCGCACTGGCGGCCGGAGCCGATCCGGACGCCGACCCTGCTGGTGCGCGCGAGCAGTCCCTTCTCGGCGGAGCTGGCCGAGACCGCCGGCGAGCGGGGCTGGCAGTCCTCCTGGGCGCTGCCACATTCCACAGTGGACGTACCCGGCGATCACTTCACCATGTTGGAGGCGCATTCCGATTCGACCGCGCGCACCGTGCACGACTGGCTGCGGGAGCCGTCCGCTGCCGGAAATCCCTGACTACCCAAGGAGTTCGAAGTGAAGGTCCTCGTCATCGGAGCCGGTGTCGGCGGCATGGCCGCCGCGCTCTCACTGCTCGCCGCCGGGCACGAAGTGGAGGTGTTCGAGCAGGGGGAGAAGCTGCGCGCGGCGGGCAACGGCGTCATCCTGTGGCCCAACGGCACCGGTATCCTCGCCGATCTCGGTGTCTCGCTCGACGACCTCGGCACCCGGATGGACTCGCTCCAGATCCGGGCCAAGGACGGCAAGCCGCTGTTCTGGTTCCAGGCGGGCAAGATCGCCGACAAGCTCGGCGCGCCCTGCATGCTCGTGCCGCGTGGTGATCTGGTGGCCAGGATGGCAGGCATGCTGCCCGAAGGCTGCCTCCGGCTGGGCAAGCGGTGCACCGGCCTCAAAACCGGGGGTACCTCCCCGGTGGTCGCCAGCTTCGACGACGGCACCGAGGCCGAAGGTGACGTGCTGCTCGGCGCGGACGGGCACCGGTCGATCGTGCGGCGTGAGCTGATGGGCGAGCGGCCCGCGTCCTACACCGGCTGGGCGACCTGGCACGGCATCACCCCGTCACCGGAGGGCCTGGTGCCGGACCACCGCGTGCAGACCTTCGTCGGCAACCGCGCGCTGTGCGCGCTGCACCCGGTCGGCAACGGGCTGGTGCACTGGGCCTTCGAGACGCCGTGGTCGGACGGTGAAGTCGCGCCGCCGCCGGTCGACGATCGCGCGCCCGAACCGGATGTGGTGCCGTCTCCGGTGGTTCGGCTGAAGGAGCGTTTCGGCGACTGGACCGGTCCGGTGCCCGAACTGCTCGCCACCATCACCGACGACGACATCAGCGTGTTCCCGCACATCATCCACGACGTCCCGGAGAACTGGGGCCGCGGTCCGGTGAGCCTGCTCGGCGACGCGGTGCACGTGGTGCCGCCGCGGGTGGCGATGGGCGTCAACCAGGCACTGGAGGACGCGTGGGTGCTGGGCCGGACGCTCACCGACAACGGGGACCACGAAGCCCAGCTGCGTGGTTACGAGAAGGTGCGCCAGCGCCGGGTGCGCAAGGTGCAGGCGCGGGCGCAGGGCGCCGAGCGCGAGAACCCGGTGCTGCCGATCTTCGTGCTGCTGGCCCGGAACGGCATTCCACTGACCTGGAAGATGAAGCTGGACATCAAGCAGGGCAGCAACTTCCTCAACGACGACGTCCCCGCGGCGCGCTGAATCCCCGGCCGGCGACGGAAAGGTGACCATCCGATGAGCAACCACGCGCAGCGCCGCGATGTCGAGCGCTATGACGAGTGGGCCAAGACCTACGAAGACAGCAAGATCCAGAAGGTGCGCAACGAGATCCACCACAACCTCCAGGACTGGATCGCGGGCGCGGGCACCAAGCCCGTCCGGATCCTGGACGTCGGCTGCGGCACCGGCATGCTGCTGCACGGCCTGGCTTCGCACTTCCCCGACGCCGAAGCCTTCGGCATCGACATCGCCCCGAGCATGATCGAGGAGGCGAAGGCCAAGGTCACCAGCGAGGTGCCGATGACCTTCGTCCAGGCACCAGCCGAGCAGCTGCCCTTCGACGACGGCCAGTTCGACCTGGTGGTCAGCACCATCTGCTTCCACCACTGGCGCAGCCGGGCCGAGGGGCTGGCGGAGGTGCGCCGCGTGCTGGCGCCCGGCGGGCGGTTCTACCTCGCCGACCACTTCGCGATCGGCTGGCTCCGCCCGTTCTTCGCGATCACCATGACCCGCAGCCGGGTGCACACGCCGCCGGAACTCGACCAGCTGATGGCGGGCGCCGGGCTCTCGATCGCCGAATGGAAGCTGCTCTACCGGCTGGGTGGCCGGTTGCCGCTGATCCACGGCGTGCTCGCGCAGGCGCGGGACTGACCTCCGTCCACCGGGACGGGACCACCAAGCACCACACTGATGGAGGAATGCACCATGGATGCCGCAGTGCTGCGCAACTTCGGCGAGGCTCCCCGCTTCGAGCAGTTCCCCGAGCCGACCCCCGGCGAAGGGGAGGTGCTGGTCGAGGTGGCGGCGGCCGCGCTGCCGCCGGTCGCCCGGCTCGCCGCGAGCAATCCGGACTACGGGCGCGGCATGACCCTGCCGAGCGTCTGCGGCATGGAGGGCGTGGGCAGGCTGGAGGACGGGACCAGGGTGGCGTTCTTCGCCCGGTCGCCGAACGGCTCGATGGCCCAGTACACGGTCTCGCGCAGCGCGATGTGCGTGCCGCTGCCCGACGGCGTCGACGACGTCACCGCCGCGGCGCTGTACAACCCCGGCCTGACCTCGTGGGCGGCCTACAACTGGACGGCGAAGTTCTCCGCGGGGGAGACCGCGCTGGTGCTCGGCGCCACCGGGTTCGCCGGGAAGCTGGCCGTGCAGATCGCGAAGATCCTCGGCGCGAAGCGGGTCATCGGCGCCGGCCGCAATCCCGAGGTGCTGGAGTCGCTGCACGACCTCGGTGTGGACGCGACCATCCAGATCGACCAGCCCGACGAGGACCTGGCCGCCGCGTTCGCGAAGGAAGCCGGTGAAGAGGGCTTCGACGTGATCATGGACTACCTGTGGGGGCACCCGGCGGAGGTGCTGCTGTCGTCACTGCCGCGGCACCTGTTCCCGACCGTGGAAACCCGCTACATCCAGCTTGGCAACAGCGCGGGCAGCAAGGTGAACCTGCACGCGGACTGGCTGCGCCGGACCGGGGTGACGCTGCGGCCGAACATTCCCGCGCCGCTGGAGCCGATGGCCGAT
Coding sequences within:
- a CDS encoding FAD-dependent oxidoreductase, which codes for MKVLVIGAGVGGMAAALSLLAAGHEVEVFEQGEKLRAAGNGVILWPNGTGILADLGVSLDDLGTRMDSLQIRAKDGKPLFWFQAGKIADKLGAPCMLVPRGDLVARMAGMLPEGCLRLGKRCTGLKTGGTSPVVASFDDGTEAEGDVLLGADGHRSIVRRELMGERPASYTGWATWHGITPSPEGLVPDHRVQTFVGNRALCALHPVGNGLVHWAFETPWSDGEVAPPPVDDRAPEPDVVPSPVVRLKERFGDWTGPVPELLATITDDDISVFPHIIHDVPENWGRGPVSLLGDAVHVVPPRVAMGVNQALEDAWVLGRTLTDNGDHEAQLRGYEKVRQRRVRKVQARAQGAERENPVLPIFVLLARNGIPLTWKMKLDIKQGSNFLNDDVPAAR
- a CDS encoding class I SAM-dependent methyltransferase; the protein is MSNHAQRRDVERYDEWAKTYEDSKIQKVRNEIHHNLQDWIAGAGTKPVRILDVGCGTGMLLHGLASHFPDAEAFGIDIAPSMIEEAKAKVTSEVPMTFVQAPAEQLPFDDGQFDLVVSTICFHHWRSRAEGLAEVRRVLAPGGRFYLADHFAIGWLRPFFAITMTRSRVHTPPELDQLMAGAGLSIAEWKLLYRLGGRLPLIHGVLAQARD
- a CDS encoding quinone oxidoreductase family protein; this translates as MDAAVLRNFGEAPRFEQFPEPTPGEGEVLVEVAAAALPPVARLAASNPDYGRGMTLPSVCGMEGVGRLEDGTRVAFFARSPNGSMAQYTVSRSAMCVPLPDGVDDVTAAALYNPGLTSWAAYNWTAKFSAGETALVLGATGFAGKLAVQIAKILGAKRVIGAGRNPEVLESLHDLGVDATIQIDQPDEDLAAAFAKEAGEEGFDVIMDYLWGHPAEVLLSSLPRHLFPTVETRYIQLGNSAGSKVNLHADWLRRTGVTLRPNIPAPLEPMADLGASFHRELTTRAASGELRMDIETVPLAEIEKAWERTDMGGRRLVLIP